One Intestinimonas butyriciproducens genomic window, GATGAAGATCTTGGAGCCGTTCAGGACCCAGTGGTCGCCCTTATCCTCGGCCACGGTCTTCTGCATGGCGGCGTCGGTGCCGGCGCCGGGCTCGGTCAGGCCGAAAGCGCCCAGCCACTCGCCGGAGCAGAGCTTGGACAGGTACTTCTCCTTCTGGGCCTCGGTGCCGTACTCGCTGATGGGCCAGCAGCACAGAGAGCTGTGGGCGGACACCATGACGGAGGTGGTGGCGCAGTGCTTGGCCAGCTCCTCACAGGCGCCGATGTAGGTGACATAGCTCATGCCGGCGCCGCCGACCTCTTCGGGATAGGCGATGCCCATCATGCCCATATCGGCCAGCTTGTGCCAGGTCTCCTCGGGGAAACGCTCGGTCTCGTCGATCTCAGCGGCGATGGGGGCGACTTCCTTCAGGCAGAAGTCATGCAGCATGTCCAGAACGTCCTGCTCGTCCTGATCGAAGTGGAAATTCATACAAAATCCCTTCCTTTTTTCATGATTATCCCAAACAGGGGCAATGACTCTTAGGCGCGGGCCTTCTTGATCTCCTCAGTGAGGACGGGGAGGACCTCAAAGAGGTTGCCCACCACACCGTAGTCGGCCACGTCGAAGATGGGGGCCTCGGGGTCCTTGTTGATGGCGACCACCACGTCGGAGCCGCTCATACCGGCCAGATGCTGAATGGCGCCGGAGATGCCGCAGGCGATGTACAGCTTGGGGCCGACGGTCTTGCCGGTCTGGCCCACCTGATGGCTGTGGGGGATCCAGCCCGCGTCAACCGCCGCGCGGGAAGCGCCCACAGTGGCGCCCAGCACGCCGGCCAGAGCCTTGATGGGCTCGAAGCCCTCGGGGCCGCCCACGCCGCGGCCGCCGGACACGATGATCTCCGCGCCCTCCAGGTCCACGCTCTCGCTGTCCATATCCTTGATCAGCTCCAGCACCTGGGTGCGGATATCTTTGGCATCCACATGGATGTCTTCCTTGATGATCTCGGCCTTCGCCTCGCCGGCCTCGCCCTTCTTGAATACGCCGGGACGGACGGTGCCGATCTGGGGACGGTGATCGGGGCACAGGATGGTGGCCATCAGGTTGCCGCCGAAAGCGGGACGGGTCCAGGCCACGTTGCCGCTCTCGGGGTCGATGTCCAGCGCGGTGCAGTCGGCGGTCAGGCCGGTCTTCAGACGGCAGGACACGCGGGGGCCCAGGTCACGACCGTTGTTGGTCGCACCGATGAGCATGCTGGTGGGGCCGTACTTCTCCACCAGGCTCACCAGAGCAATGGCGTAGGCGTCGGTGCTGAAGTGGGCGTACTCGGGGCCCTCCACCACGATCACCTTGTCGGCGCCCTGGGCGCTGGCCGCGTTCACAGCGGCCTCCACATTGTTGCCGATGACCACGGCCACCAGCTCGCCGCCCTGCTTGCCGGCCATCATCCGGCCGGGGGTCAGCAGCTCCAGGCCCACGTTCTTCGCGGTGCCGTCCTCATTGGTCTCTACAAATACCCAAAGATCCTTGGTCTTAGCTTCCATTGTTATCTCCCCCTCCCTCAGATAATGCTGGCGTCGCTCAGCAGCTGGAACAGCTTCTTCGCGGAGTCTTCAGCGGTCTCTTCCTTGATCTTCACGCCGCCGCTCTTCTTCTGCGGCACGAAGGTCTTCTTCACCTTGGTGGGAGAGCCCTTCAGACCGGCCTGCGTCAGGTCGATGGTGGGCAGGTCCGCTGCGGTGAGAGTGGGGATCTCGGCGCGGTTGGCAGCCATCTTGCGCTTGATGGTGGGATAGCGGGGATCCCAGGCGGGCTTGGTGAAGGTCAGCAGGCAGGGCATCTTCACGCCGATGACCTCGACGCCCTCTTCCACTTCCTTCTTCACCTTCACGGTGTCGCCGTCCACCTCGGCCTCCAGGCCGTAGGTCACCTGGGGCAGGCCCAGATGCTCCGCGATCTCGGGGCCGACCTGGGCGGTGTCGCCGTCGATGGCCTGCTTGCCGCAGAAGATAATGTCAAACTTGCCTTCCAGCTCCTCCACCTTCTTGATGGTCTCGCTGATGATGTAGCTGGTGGCCAGGGTGTCGGAACCACCAAAGGCCCGGTCGCTGACCAGATACGCCTTGTCGGCCGCGATAGCCAGGGACTCCTTCAGCACGGCCTTCGCCTGCTCGGGACCCATGGAGAGCACCACGATCTTGGCGGAGGGGTCGGCATCCTTGATCCGGGCCGCGGCTTCCAGGGCATAGCCGTCAAACGGATTCAGGATGGAGGGGACGCCTGCGCGGATCAGGGTATTGGTGACCGGGTCGATCTTGATTTCCGTCGTATCCGGCACCTGCTTGACGCATACAAGCATGTTCATTGGTTCTTTTCCTCCTATTACGTTTTTTGGGACTGCGGCATACACCGGGTCCCATGGCGTTTTTCAAGTTCTTCCCAACAAATGGGCGCACTTGTCCAAAGCCATTTTTCCCATGGAACATCATATACCGGGACGGGCCCATTGTCAATTGGAAAACCATTGGTGCTACCAGATTTTTAGAAATTTTCCTGACCTCAAATCCCACTCTTTGGCATTTTATACAAACTTTTCGTTCCAAATCTGGGCAATTCAACTGTGTCTCTCCCATTCTACTTTTTCTCTTTACATTGGTAGTTTATCGTGGTACTATGTTAAAGTCCTCGGGCGCGTCCCGACACAACCTGACAAAATGGAGGATACTTGTATGCTGAAGAAAAATCGTCTCGCTGCGCTGCTCCTGGCGCCGTGTCTGTGCCTGTCCCTGGCCGCCTGCTCCGGCGGCAATTCGGCGGCCACCCCCGCGCCCGCCGACACCGAGCCGGTGGAGACCATCGGCGGCGCTGACGGCCCCACGGACATCCTGCTCACCGAGGAAGAAAGCGATGTGGCCTACATCCAGGACAAGGGCACGCTGGTGGTGGGCATCACCAACTTTGAGCCCATGGATTACCGCGATGCGTCCGGCGAATGGATCGGCTTCGACGCCGATATGGCCAAGGCCTTTGCCGAGTCCCTGGGCGTGGAGGCGGAGTTCGTTGAGATCAATTGGGACAATAAGGTCCTGGAGCTCGACGGCAAAAACATCGACTGCGTATGGAACGGCATGACCCTCACCGACGAGGTGAAGAGCGCCATGTCCACCGGCAACGCATACTGCCTCAACGCGCAGGTGGTGGTGGTCCCCGCCGGCAAGGCCGCTGATTACCAGACGGAGGAGAGCCTCAAGGACCTCTCCTTTGCCGTGGAGTCCGGGTCCGCCGGCGAGGACGAGGTGGAGCGGCTGGGCTGCAGCTTCACGCCCGTCCAGACCCAGGCCAACGCGCTCCTGGAGGTCAAGGCCGGCACCTCCGACGCCGCCATCATCGACCTGCTGATGGCGGGCGCCATGATCGGCGAGGGCACCAGCTACCCCGACCTCACCTACACCGTCAAGCTCAACAGTGAGGAATACGGCGTGGGCTTCCGCAAGGGTTCCGATCTGGCTGAGGCCTTCAACACGTTCTGGGAGGCCGCCTATGCCGACGGCACCGTGATGACCGCCGCCGAGACCTACGGCGTGCAGGAGTCCCTGATCGAACCCGACTGAGCTCCGCCCGGCATCTCCCCCAACTTCATAAGGTGAGGTCGATTCCATGTTTTTCGACGACCCTGCGCTGCGCATCGTCGTACAGGCGCTGAACAGCGGCTTTCTCAAAACATTGCAGCTTTTTGCCACCACTCTGGTCGGCGCCATCCCGCTGGGGCTCATCATCGCCTTCGGCTCCATGAGCCGTTTCCCGCCTCTGCGCTGCCTGACCAAGACGATGGTGTGGGTCATTCGTGGCACACCCCTGATGCTTCAGCTCATGATCATCTACTATGTCCCGGGCCTGAAGGGGTTCCCCATCTGGGGCGGCGGAGAGCACGGCCGCTTCCTGGCGTCCAGCGTGGCCTTTATCTTCAATTACGCCTGCTACTTCTCCGAGATCTACCGGGGCGGCATCGCGGGCGTGCCCCAGGGGCAGTATGAGGCCGGGCAGGTGCTGGGCATGACCCGGGGGCAGATCTTTTTCCGGGTCACGCTGCTGCAGATGATCAAGCGCATTGTCCCCCCCATGTCCAATGAAGTCATCACCCTGGTCAAGGACACCTCCCTCTCCCGCATCATCGCCCTGCAGGAGATCATCTGGATGGGCGAGTCCTTCCTCAAGGGAAATCAGGGCTACTCCGGCCTGGTGTGGCCCCTGTTCTTCACTGGATTCTACTACCTGATCTTCAACGGCGTGGTGACCGTGCTGCTGGGCCGGCTGGAAAAGAAGCTGGACTACTTCCGGGCATAAGGAGGGGACGATATGGCGATTTTAGACGTTTCACATATCAGCAAGGCCTTTGGGAATACCGAAGTGCTCCGGGACATCAGCTTCTCTCTGGATCCCGGCCAGGCCCTGGCCATCATCGGCTCCTCCGGCTCCGGCAAGACCACGCTTCTGCGATGCCTTAATTTCCTGGAGACGCCGGACCAGGGGCGCATCGCCGTCCGGGACGAGGTCCTCTTCGACGCCGGAGATCCGGCCACCCGGCGGGAGAGCGAGATCCGGAAGAAACGGCTCCATTTCGGTCTGGTCTTTCAGTCCTTCCACCTCTTTCCCCAGTACACGGCCCTCCAGAATGTGATGCTGGCCAGCCAGCTTCTGGCCCAGGAGCGTCCGGATTTCAGGGCCCGCAAAAAAGACATCCTCGCGGACATCGAGGCCGCTGCCAGGGAGCTGCTGCATCAGATGGGCCTCAGCGACAGGGCCGACCACTACCCGCATCAGCTCTCAGGAGGCCAGCAGCAGCGGGTGGCCATCGCCCGGGCGCTGGCCTTGGCGCCGGATATCCTCTGCTTTGACGAGCCCACCTCGGCCCTGGACCCAGAGCTCACCGGAGAAGTGCTCAGGGTCATCCGCGGGCTGGCGGAAAAGCACACCACCATGGTCATCGTCACCCACGAGATGGCCTTCGCCCGCGATGTCGCCGACCAGGTCATCTTTATGGACGGCGGCGTCATTGTGGAGCAGGGTCCCCCGGAGGCGGTCATCGGGCATCCCCGTGAGGAGCGCACCCGGCAGTTTTTGTCCAGGTACGCACAGAATTGAATCAAATGGCTGGCCCCGGCATACAATGCCGGGGCCCTTTTTATTCTTTCGGCTCACTGGTGTATAGAATCCTGATGGATCTGGAAAAATTTATTTTGAAATTCCCTTGACAAGCGCGCGCACATCCGATATAGTATTCACATAAATAAGAGTAATTACTATTATTAGAAGGAGAGACGACCATGCCTAGTTTTGCCAATCCCTTTCAGGGTAATGTAGACCGCAAGCTGACCAACGCCGAGCTCATGCAGGCCCTCCGCCTGGATATTGCGGGGGAGCTGGAGGCCATTTTCCTGTACGACGCCCACTATCTCGCCACCGACGATCCGGTGGCCAAAGCCGTCCTAGCGGATATCCGGGACGAAGAAAAGGTCCATATGGGGGAGCTCATCACTCTGATGCGCCACCTGGACCCCAGAGAGGCCGAGCTTTTCCTGGACGGCGAGTCCGAGGTCAGGGAGCAGCTGGAGGAGCTGGGGATCACCGGAGAGAGCATTCCCGCATCCGCCGCCGGGCCCACGGTCGGCAGCCTGGTGGAAGAATAATTGGAAAGGAGTATGAATCATGGACTATTTAGCCAGAGAGAGCGCACCCTTCTCCCCTGAGACGTGGGAGAAAATCGACAGTACCGTGATCGACAATGCCAAGAAGCATATGGTCTGCCGCCGCTTTCTGAACATTTACGGCCCCCTGGGGCCCGGCGCCTCCACCGTGCCTGTGGACGGCCCCAACAAGGCGGAATCCCTGCAAAACGGCCTGGGCCGCATCACCGGCCGGAAGCTGGTGGAGCTGCCGCAGCTCTATGAGGACTTTACCCTGCTATGGCGGGATATTGAGGAGTCCGAAAAGCTGGACCGCCCGCTGGACCTCTCCGCCGCCGCCTCTGCCGCCCAGCGCAGCGCCAAGCGCGAGGATGAGCTGATCCTCTTCGGAAACAAGGCGCTGGGGGCCGAGGGTCTTATGACTGCCGCCGGCTCTTACAAGATCAAGCGCGGCACCTGGAATGAGGGCGAGGACGCCTACAAGGATGTGGCTCATGCCATCTCCTATCTCTCCAGCAACAGCAAGCTGGGCCGCTACGCCCTGGTCCTCAGCCCCGAGCTCTATTTGGACCTCCAGCGCCTCCAGCCCAATGTGGGGCTTTTGGAGCTGGACCGCATCTCTAAGCTGGTGGGAGGCCGTGTGTATCCCGCCGGCCCCTTTGGCGCCGGGAAGGCCGCACTCGTGTGCGCCGAGCCCCAGTATATGGACTTGGCCGTGGGTGTGGATCTCTCCGTGGGTTATCTGGAGCTCAAGGACTTTAACCACAGCTTCCGTATCCTGGAGACCGCGGCGCTGCGCATCAAGGACCCCAGCGCCATCGTGGCATTCGAATGATCCTTCCGTAAAAACAAGAGCGCCCGCGTACCATGGAACTGGTACGCGGGCGCTCTGATTTCGCTCGCTTTTCTTCCAAACGACATGCAGGAACTTCGGAGCGTGTCCGGCCCCTGTTTCTTGGCAGGGGAAAGCAATTCCCTGCGGCGCGCTCCATCCGGGGATGGGCGCAAAAGGCAAGCGCCTCAGACCTCCATGATGACAGGCAGGATCATCGGATTGCGCTTGGTTTTTTTGTAAAGGAACCCGGACAGGTCGTTTTTGATCTCGCCCTTGATGGCGGCCCAGTCGGTGGTATGGGTTTTCTCGCACCGCTCCAGCGCCTCCATGGCCACACGCCTGAGCTCCTCCATCAGCCCCTCGGACTCTTTCACGTACACAAAGCCACGGGTGATGATGTCCGGGCCGGAGACCACGGCTCCGTTTTCGCCGGACATAGAGGTGACCACCACGATCATGCCGTCCTCGGCCAGATGCTTCCGATCCCGGAGCACCACACTGCCCACATCGCCCACGCCGTATCCGTCCACAAAGACCTTTCCGGCGGGGACCGTGCCGTTGAGCTTGATGGAGTTGGAGGTCAGCTCAATGACCTTTCCGATATCGCTGATGACGATGTGGCGGGGGTCCATGCCCATCTCCTGGGCCAGCTTGGCGTGGACTTTCAGGTGCCGCTGCTCACCGTGGAGTGGGATAAAGAACTTGGGTTTGATCAGCGCATGGATGATCCTCAGCTCATCCTGGCAGGCGTGGCCGGAGACATGGAGCTCCCCCACCCGCTCGTTGACCACTTCGGCCCCCTTGCGGTAGAGCTCGTTGACCACGTTGCCGATGGAATTTTCATTTCCAGGGATGGCGGAGGCGGAGATGATGACCCGGTCTCCCGCCTGGATGTCCACCTGCCTGTGGGTGGAGAAGGCGATCCGGGTGAGGGCAGACATGGTCTCGCCCTGGCTGCCGGTGGTGATGATGCAGATTTTGTTCTTTGGAAGTCCTTTGATATGGTTAAGGTCCACCAGCGTCCCCTCCGGGACGTTCATATAGCCCAACTCGGTGGAGACCCGCAGGGCATTCTCCATACTGCGGCCTGTAACGGCCACCTTGCGGCCGTACTTCGCCGCGACGGATATGACCTGCTGAATGCGGTCCACATTGGAGGCGAAGGTGGTAACGATGATGCGGGACTCGCAGTTGCGGAACAGCGCGTCGAAAGAGGCGCCTACGCACCGCTCGCTTTTGGTATAGCCGGGCCGCTCCACGTTGGTGGAGTCGCACAGGAGGGCCAGTACGCCCTTCTTCCCCAGCTCGCCCAGACGGGCCAGATCGATCATGCCGCCCTGGATGGGGGTGGAATCGATCTTAAAGTCGCCGGTATGGATACAGGTGCCCACCGGTGTTTTGATGGCGAAGGCCACCGCGTCGGCGATGGAATGGTTCACATGGATAAACTCCACACTGAACTTTCCAGCCTTTACCACCTCACCGGCCTCACAGGTGATGAGCTTGGTCTTGTCCAGCAGGCGGTGCTCCTCCAGCTTCAGCTTCACCAGCCCCGCCGTCATGCGGGTGGCGTAGATGGGGGCGTTGACACTCCGCAGGAGATAGGGGATGGAGCCGATGTGGTCCTCGTGACCATGGGTGAGGAAGATGCCTCGGATCTTGTCCTGGTTTTTGATGAGATAGGTAAAGTCGGGGATGACCACGTCGATGCCGTACATGTCGTCGTCCGGGAAGCCCATGCCCACGTCCACCACGATGATGTCCCCGCCGTACTCGTACACGGTGAGGTTCTTGCCGATCTCGTTGAGACCGCCAAGAGAAATGATCTTCAGTTTTTCTGCCATAAAAGTAATCTTACACTCCTTATTTTACTGTACCAAAATGGATGGTATGTAGACATCGGAGCGCAGCAAAGCACAGACGTTTCCCCTCCGCGCTTTCCGGCCCTGCCTCGCCGGAAAGCGGGATGGCGGTCCGCCATGCTCCGCTCCATGTCCAATTTTGCCTTATATATCAGTGCCTAAGCACATAAAGCCATATGAGATGACACTTTAGTATACCACAATGAGATATAAAAGTATACAAGAATTTTCCTCTCCGGCCCTTTGTGAGGGCGGAGTGGGGGCATTCCTTCCCGCCTATCCCTGTCGGTCCAGCTCGCGCACCCGGTCGGCATACTCTCTGCACAGCGCCTCGGCATCCTCCAGTGTGGCGGCCTCCACCGCTACCCGGAGCGCAGCCCGGCGGCTGAGGGGCGCCAGCCACACCACGCCTCCCCGGTCCTGGATGCGCACCCCCTCCCCGTTCTGCGCCCCCGCAGCCTCAGCCAGGTCCTGCATGACCTCTCCCCGGCTCCGCCGGAGGGGCACCTCCCGGCGGAGAACCACAAATTTGGGGACCCGCCCCGCCAGCGTGGAGAGCCGTTCCCCCGTCTGGCCCAGACGGGCACACAGCCGGACTGCGGCGAAGATCCCGTCCCGCAGCCAGGGAAGGGCGGCATAGACCTCCTCCGCTTCCAAACCGTCCCGGTCCAGGGCCAGGACCTCCCCGCCGCGTACGGCGGCCAGCGCCCGCACCGCCTCCGGCGCCCCCGCCGGGAGCGCCACGCGGCCTCCGCCGTTCTCCAGCTCGATGAGGCTGACCAGGGCCAGGACCCGCTCCGGCGGGAGGACCGTTCCCTCCTCATCCCATGCCGCCAGCCGGAGGCCGCCATACTCCGCGGCAAAGCCGGGCACCCCCACGGCCTTCCGGGGCAGCACCACGCAGCCCAGCTCCTCCAGCGCCGAGCGGAGGAGCCGGTCGGCCGGCGTCTCCCCAGGCACGGAGACCGCCACCGGCGTCATGGAGGCCCCGGCATACCGGGCTCTGCGAGCCGCGTCGGCGGCGCAGGCGGAGGCCGTCCCCGTCACATGTTCCCAGGCTCCCACTCCGTCGGCGGACGCACGGCGGACCTCGCCCCGGAGAAGGGCGCCCTCCAGCTTGCGCTGCCGGGCCCGGGAGAGAGGCAGCCCCCGCCGGTCGAAAAAGTGGAGAAAGATTCTCTCCCCCTCCTGTTCCACAAAGAGGGAGGCGGGAAGAGCGTACCGCTCCGCCACCCAGGCCCCCACCGAGGGACATCCGCCGTCGTGGAGGAGTACCGCCGCGCCCGCCGCCGCCGCGCCGCATCCGGCGCAGCGGGCCAGCATCCGGGCACACTCGCCCCCTCCGTATCCCAGTCCCAGCCTGCCCTCGGCTCCCAAGGCCCCGCCCAGGGTCATCAGCAGCTCCGGACTCAGTTCCTCCTCCAGCGTGCCCCGTATCACGCCGCCGTCTCCAAAACAGGCGCGCCCCGTCCCGCCGCCGCTGACCAGAGAGGCCGTGAGCCGTGCCCCCTTCGGGACCTTTCTCCCCGGCCAGACCTTGACCCGTTCCATGAGGACGCTGTTCTCCCCCGCCATGCCCTCGGCTCCCAGCACCGCGCCCTCGTTGAGGACGGCTCCGGCCTGTGCCGCGGCACCGCGGCACAGGATGGTGCCGTACAGCGTGCAGCGTTCCGCGACTTTGGCATTTTCCATCAGGACACTGCGCTGGACCAGACTCCTCCGGCCGACGAAGGCTCCCGGCCCTACCACGGCATGGGGGCCCAGGAGGCTCCCCTCTTCAATAGAGGCCCCCGGCCCGATCCAGCAGGGCGGCACCACCGTGATCCCACCGGGCAGCTCCTCCGCCGCCCAGATGCCGGGGCCCCGCTGGGGAAGTCCCATATCCATCGTCACCTTGCCCCCCAGCGCGTCGGCGGTA contains:
- a CDS encoding electron transfer flavoprotein subunit alpha/FixB family protein; its protein translation is MEAKTKDLWVFVETNEDGTAKNVGLELLTPGRMMAGKQGGELVAVVIGNNVEAAVNAASAQGADKVIVVEGPEYAHFSTDAYAIALVSLVEKYGPTSMLIGATNNGRDLGPRVSCRLKTGLTADCTALDIDPESGNVAWTRPAFGGNLMATILCPDHRPQIGTVRPGVFKKGEAGEAKAEIIKEDIHVDAKDIRTQVLELIKDMDSESVDLEGAEIIVSGGRGVGGPEGFEPIKALAGVLGATVGASRAAVDAGWIPHSHQVGQTGKTVGPKLYIACGISGAIQHLAGMSGSDVVVAINKDPEAPIFDVADYGVVGNLFEVLPVLTEEIKKARA
- a CDS encoding electron transfer flavoprotein subunit beta/FixA family protein, with the translated sequence MNMLVCVKQVPDTTEIKIDPVTNTLIRAGVPSILNPFDGYALEAAARIKDADPSAKIVVLSMGPEQAKAVLKESLAIAADKAYLVSDRAFGGSDTLATSYIISETIKKVEELEGKFDIIFCGKQAIDGDTAQVGPEIAEHLGLPQVTYGLEAEVDGDTVKVKKEVEEGVEVIGVKMPCLLTFTKPAWDPRYPTIKRKMAANRAEIPTLTAADLPTIDLTQAGLKGSPTKVKKTFVPQKKSGGVKIKEETAEDSAKKLFQLLSDASII
- a CDS encoding transporter substrate-binding domain-containing protein gives rise to the protein MLKKNRLAALLLAPCLCLSLAACSGGNSAATPAPADTEPVETIGGADGPTDILLTEEESDVAYIQDKGTLVVGITNFEPMDYRDASGEWIGFDADMAKAFAESLGVEAEFVEINWDNKVLELDGKNIDCVWNGMTLTDEVKSAMSTGNAYCLNAQVVVVPAGKAADYQTEESLKDLSFAVESGSAGEDEVERLGCSFTPVQTQANALLEVKAGTSDAAIIDLLMAGAMIGEGTSYPDLTYTVKLNSEEYGVGFRKGSDLAEAFNTFWEAAYADGTVMTAAETYGVQESLIEPD
- a CDS encoding amino acid ABC transporter permease is translated as MFFDDPALRIVVQALNSGFLKTLQLFATTLVGAIPLGLIIAFGSMSRFPPLRCLTKTMVWVIRGTPLMLQLMIIYYVPGLKGFPIWGGGEHGRFLASSVAFIFNYACYFSEIYRGGIAGVPQGQYEAGQVLGMTRGQIFFRVTLLQMIKRIVPPMSNEVITLVKDTSLSRIIALQEIIWMGESFLKGNQGYSGLVWPLFFTGFYYLIFNGVVTVLLGRLEKKLDYFRA
- a CDS encoding amino acid ABC transporter ATP-binding protein, whose translation is MAILDVSHISKAFGNTEVLRDISFSLDPGQALAIIGSSGSGKTTLLRCLNFLETPDQGRIAVRDEVLFDAGDPATRRESEIRKKRLHFGLVFQSFHLFPQYTALQNVMLASQLLAQERPDFRARKKDILADIEAAARELLHQMGLSDRADHYPHQLSGGQQQRVAIARALALAPDILCFDEPTSALDPELTGEVLRVIRGLAEKHTTMVIVTHEMAFARDVADQVIFMDGGVIVEQGPPEAVIGHPREERTRQFLSRYAQN
- a CDS encoding demethoxyubiquinone hydroxylase family protein; the protein is MPSFANPFQGNVDRKLTNAELMQALRLDIAGELEAIFLYDAHYLATDDPVAKAVLADIRDEEKVHMGELITLMRHLDPREAELFLDGESEVREQLEELGITGESIPASAAGPTVGSLVEE
- a CDS encoding family 1 encapsulin nanocompartment shell protein, with amino-acid sequence MDYLARESAPFSPETWEKIDSTVIDNAKKHMVCRRFLNIYGPLGPGASTVPVDGPNKAESLQNGLGRITGRKLVELPQLYEDFTLLWRDIEESEKLDRPLDLSAAASAAQRSAKREDELILFGNKALGAEGLMTAAGSYKIKRGTWNEGEDAYKDVAHAISYLSSNSKLGRYALVLSPELYLDLQRLQPNVGLLELDRISKLVGGRVYPAGPFGAGKAALVCAEPQYMDLAVGVDLSVGYLELKDFNHSFRILETAALRIKDPSAIVAFE
- a CDS encoding ribonuclease J, whose amino-acid sequence is MAEKLKIISLGGLNEIGKNLTVYEYGGDIIVVDVGMGFPDDDMYGIDVVIPDFTYLIKNQDKIRGIFLTHGHEDHIGSIPYLLRSVNAPIYATRMTAGLVKLKLEEHRLLDKTKLITCEAGEVVKAGKFSVEFIHVNHSIADAVAFAIKTPVGTCIHTGDFKIDSTPIQGGMIDLARLGELGKKGVLALLCDSTNVERPGYTKSERCVGASFDALFRNCESRIIVTTFASNVDRIQQVISVAAKYGRKVAVTGRSMENALRVSTELGYMNVPEGTLVDLNHIKGLPKNKICIITTGSQGETMSALTRIAFSTHRQVDIQAGDRVIISASAIPGNENSIGNVVNELYRKGAEVVNERVGELHVSGHACQDELRIIHALIKPKFFIPLHGEQRHLKVHAKLAQEMGMDPRHIVISDIGKVIELTSNSIKLNGTVPAGKVFVDGYGVGDVGSVVLRDRKHLAEDGMIVVVTSMSGENGAVVSGPDIITRGFVYVKESEGLMEELRRVAMEALERCEKTHTTDWAAIKGEIKNDLSGFLYKKTKRNPMILPVIMEV
- a CDS encoding sugar phosphate nucleotidyltransferase; the protein is MKAVIMAGGEGTRLRPITLGLPKPMVPLLGRPVMEHIIGLLKRHGITDICVTLQYMPEVVQSWFGDGAELGVRLTYFVEREPLGTAGSVKNCMSHLGEDDFLVISGDAVCDLDLSAAMGFHRASRADATLVLYRHPEPLEYGLVLTDDTGRVERFIEKPGWGQVFTNTVNTGIYLLTRRAMDRVPEGRACDFGKDLFPALLEEGAPLYGHIADGYWCDMGDCGAYLACTADALGGKVTMDMGLPQRGPGIWAAEELPGGITVVPPCWIGPGASIEEGSLLGPHAVVGPGAFVGRRSLVQRSVLMENAKVAERCTLYGTILCRGAAAQAGAVLNEGAVLGAEGMAGENSVLMERVKVWPGRKVPKGARLTASLVSGGGTGRACFGDGGVIRGTLEEELSPELLMTLGGALGAEGRLGLGYGGGECARMLARCAGCGAAAAGAAVLLHDGGCPSVGAWVAERYALPASLFVEQEGERIFLHFFDRRGLPLSRARQRKLEGALLRGEVRRASADGVGAWEHVTGTASACAADAARRARYAGASMTPVAVSVPGETPADRLLRSALEELGCVVLPRKAVGVPGFAAEYGGLRLAAWDEEGTVLPPERVLALVSLIELENGGGRVALPAGAPEAVRALAAVRGGEVLALDRDGLEAEEVYAALPWLRDGIFAAVRLCARLGQTGERLSTLAGRVPKFVVLRREVPLRRSRGEVMQDLAEAAGAQNGEGVRIQDRGGVVWLAPLSRRAALRVAVEAATLEDAEALCREYADRVRELDRQG